The Bartonella grahamii subsp. shimonis region AAGAGCAGCAACAGATAACGCTAGAAAGGCAAAGATAAACAACCAACGATAGCGTAAAAGATAAGGAAAAAAAATTGCAAGCGAAGAGAATGAAGATTTCTTAAGAGAAGACTTTGTAGATTTTTCTGAATGATTGAAGAGATTCATAAGGTTTCGCTCACTATATTGGATTTGTAACACTTGATGCAACGATGCATCTTGAACACTTGTTTTTTGATGCGTGCTCAGCTATAGGAATAAATACTTTAATCAATGTATCAAAAAGACAAAGGAAGCGCACTTAAAAAAATCAAGCAAGTGCTGTTTCATTCTATAAACGCAAAAGGTTTTTACGCATGAAAGCGAACATTCATCCCAACTATCACACAATTACCGTTGTTATGACGGATGGAACCCAATATACAACGCGCTCTACTTGGGGAAAAGAAGGCGATACTCTTAATCTAGATATTGACCCAAGAACGCATCCAGCATGGACAGGTGGCTCCCAAACACTTGTAGATCGTGGCGGTCGCCTTTCTAAATTCAAAAATCGTTTTGGTAATATTGGCATGTAAAAGCTTATTACTGATTATAAAGAGCATAAGTTAAAAACATGATTGCCCTATTGTTAAGTGATTGGTTTTGTTATGCTGTAAAAGATGCACTTTAAATATTAATTCCAAAACGCATCCAACATAAATAGATGGGGTCTTAAGCACTAATGAATCTTGGTGGCTGCGTTTTTAAAATTTAAAAATCATTTTGAAATACGAGCATAAATCCTTTCTCGTAGAGTATAAAGATTTGAAATGAAATAATTGCAAACTGTCCTTCTTTTTTGGAACTGAAAATACCCATGAAGAGGACATCCTTGCTGCCGCTAAAGCGGCTAATGCACTTGAATTTATCCAAGCTTTACCAGATGGCTTGAATACACAAGTAGGAGAACGTGGTACCATGCTTTCTGGGGGGCAAAAACAACGCATTGGTATTGCACGAGCAATTCTAAGAAATGCACCCCTCTTGCTGCTTGATGAAGCAACATCCGCTTTAGATGCAAACAGTGAAAAGTTGGTGCAGGATGCCTTAGAAGGATTGATGCAAAATCGTACAACATTGGTGATTGCACACCGTTTGGCAACAATTTTAAAAGCTGATCGTATTCTCGTGATGGATAAAGGCGCTCTTGTGGAAAAAGGAACCCATGCAGAACTTGTGGCAAAAAATGGCGTTTATGCCTACTTGGCAAAACTCCAATTTTCACCTGAGTAAGTAATCATTATAAAGAGCAGTATTTTCAGGGGCATAAACAGCACTCTTTTCAGACGGGCTTATCAATTTAAATCTCTCATGGAAAAAAGAGGGGCAAGCATTGAGGTGTTTTTCTTTTTGATGTCTTAACAGGCTGTTCTTTTTTCTTTATGAAATCGAGCATTTTTATAAAAATACTTCATCTGTATACAGAATATAAAAACAATACCTAGTTAATCTCTATGGACTATTAAGGTGTGCAAGGGGTTCTCTTCATAACAGCACCGTCACGTTGATTTATAAAGATAATTCATTGTTTTTCATGAGAGATCATGAATACCATGGGATTTTCTCATGTAAAACCCTTATAGTGAAGCGAACAAACTTTCTTGCTTGCACATCACAAGCGGTGTTGGCGTGTGGGGTGAAACTGTAC contains the following coding sequences:
- the rpmE gene encoding 50S ribosomal protein L31; the protein is MKANIHPNYHTITVVMTDGTQYTTRSTWGKEGDTLNLDIDPRTHPAWTGGSQTLVDRGGRLSKFKNRFGNIGM